GGTCGGTGACCGCTCCCACGGGAGCCCTGTGGGAGCGGTCACCGACCGCGACCTCTGTGGCCTCGTCTCTGATCTACCGCCCCTCCGCGCTGCCCACCTCCACCCCATCCCCCGCTCCGATCGCCATGATGACGAACCGCCCTACGCCGTCCCCGTCCGCGTCGGGCAGCGTTGCGGGGAGGGGCTGGTCGCACTGCACGGTCAGGCTGCTCGCCCGCACCAGCCGCGCCAACGGCTGGCCGGTCTCATTCACCACGGTCATCCCCGGCTCGCAGAAGTACAGCGGTGCGTTCGTCTTCACCGTGTTGCCCTCGGCGCTGGCGATGGTGCCGCGGCCGGTGCGCAGGTCCTGCCCGGCGCATGAGAAGCTCGTCGGTGACAGCACCTTCTCGATCTGGACCGAGGCCTCGTGGGTGGCGCTGCGGACGGGCACCCACCGGCCCTCGTCGGCGGCCGTCAGGCAGGGCTGGTCGAGCGTCACTATGCCCTGCGCGTAGTCCACGCTCGCGATCTTCGCCTGCCGCAGGCCCTTGCCTGTCAGCTTCGTCGCCCCCATCGTCAGCAGCTTGCCATCGAACAGCCGCGCCTCCGTGATCTTGCCCGCCGCATCGAGGCTGAGCACTGCCGCCCGGCCCTGCACGTGCAGCTTCCCATCCACGACGTACTCCTGCGAGGCGGATGCGGGCGTCCGCAGGTTCGTCGTCGAGAAGATGACATGCCGCCGGTCGCCCATCCGCACCTCGAGGGCGACCGCCCCGTCTTCGGGCGTGACCGGCAGCCGCGTCACGCTGGTGAGGTACGGTTCCCCCACGAACATCTCGTCCACGGTGACGAAGGCGCTCTTCAGGTCGTCGCCGGCGCGGCGGCGGACGACCCACTTGAGCTTGTCGGGGAACTGTGGGCGGCGCTGGGGGGTGCCGTCGCAGGCGAAGACGGTCTCGTCCTGGGGCACGAGATACGAGCGCAGCGTGGCCCCGCGCGCGGCCTCCTTGGGGAACAGTTTGGGGTCGCGGTTGACCTGCCACTGCACCCACGGCGCCTGGACCGTGGGCGCTCCAACCTGCGCTTCCTGCACATTGTAGAGCCACTGGAAGGCGCTGCCCCTGTACGCGCCGTAGTAGTGCCCGTACTTGCCGTCCTTGAGCTTCTCGTCGTCGTAGAAGATGCCGTAGGGCACGTCCGGCCCGGCCAGTGTCCCCTCCGCGCGCGGGGCGGACAGCGGCAGGCTGGAGCTGAACTCCGCCTCCGTGCCATGCACGAGCCAGTCATGCTGCTTGCCACCCGCGACGCGGAACACATCCACCACGTAGGCGTGATCGGGGTCGGCCTCGATCAGGAACGCCGTGCGGCGATAGTCCTGCGCCTTGCCAGGATAGGCCGCCACGTCGGTGACCTCAGCCATCTGCGCGAACGTGCCCGGATGGAAGGCGACCAGTTGCCCGCGTCCCAGCTCCGACCGCGTGGCGTCTACCATGCAGGTGTTGTGCACGACCGTGTGGGCCAGGAAGCCGAAGCGGCGCGGGTCGTAGGTGTCGGCGGTCTCGGGGTAGCCCAGGTCCGGCGTCAGCGGCCAGCCGTAGGCGTACAGGTCCATGTTCAGCAGGTCGAAGTGCGTATGCCCCACGGTGTACCCGTAGTACAGCGACAGGGCGAAGCGACTGCCCAGCTTGCCGGTCTGCAGCGTCAGGAAGCCCAGACCGGGCAGTAGGCTGCTGATCACGCCGGCTTCCTGCGGCGTGGCTTCCGCCTGCTTGATGATCTCGTCGCCCAGGTAGGGCCGGAACAGGTCGCGGCTGAACTGGCCGGTGCCGCCGCACTGCACCATGGCCTTGGCCTGCCGGGGCAGACGCATCTGCGCCCAGGCTCGTTCCTGGTACGGGGCGCTGACGCCCAGGCCGCCCGAGAACATGTTGTTCGAGTCGCCCAGGGGCGTGGTGTGCTGCCCGTTGGCCAGCATGTCAATGGGGGCCGTGTAGACGCTTCGCAGGCGCGGCTCTGTCCACAGGTCCACGCCGTTGGCGATGAGCAAGTCGGCGATAGCCCCCAGGTCGGTCATCCAGCCGCAGTTGTACGAGGGCGACTCGAAGGCGATGCCATCGCGGTGCAGCAGATTCACCAGCATGTCGCGAAAGCCGGTATCGGTGTACAGCTCGGCGGGGGCGCGGTTGTCGAGCACCCAGTCCACGATCTGCTGGGAGGTGGGCTTGCCTGCCTTCGTGTCCAGCGCCAGCGCGACCAGGAGCGCTGCCTGCTGGTGCATCCCCCAGTTGCCCTGGATGCGGTGCGAGCCGCCGATGATGTCATCGGCCATCACGCGCAGCATCCGGTCCTCAAGGTGCCGGGCCAGCCCCGCCGCGTCGAGGCCCGACAGCTTCTGCAGCTCCGCGTCGCCCGCCAGCGCGGGGAAGATGGCGTCATAGGCCAGCGCGGCCGTCTCCACCGTCCACGTCTCCCATGTGTGGTACAGCAGCCGCCCCTTGTACCCGTGGTCCACTTCCTTGCCGTAGCTCGATTGCGTTTCGTAGTTGTAGTCCGGGTAGTACGTCGCCAGTTGCCACAGCAGGAGCGCGCACTTGTGGGCGTACTTCGCCTCGCCGGTGATGACATAGGCCTTCGACAGGTTCTGGAGGGCCGGCAGCAGGTAGTTGTCCGCCATCCAGTGCGCGTAGTACGCTACGAACCAATAGGCAAACTTGTCGTCGGGGCTCTTCTTGTAGCCCCAGCCGTCGTCCACGACGTCGCCCGCCAGCAGCGACCTGTCCTTCATGCCCCCTTTGAGGTAGGCGGTGAAGTCGTTGCTGGGGTAGCTCTCGCCGCCGACGGGACAGACGACCTTGTACGGGTGGTCGAAATCCATCTTCCAGCCGTACATGCTGGCGACTTTGAGCACTTCCTGGCCGTGGACGGGGCACTCGTTGATGCACATGCGCGCGGAGCGGGGGACCTGCGGCGGGGGCACGAGGTCACGCAACCGCTCGTCATCGTAGGCCGCCCAGCGGTCGGCCTCCCTGATGATCCGGTCGCGCTCCTTCTGGGCCCATTCGTAGCGTGCGAGATTGTCCTTCATGCACGCGACACGGTCGGCGGTGTAGAAGTTGCGCACGGTCTTGCTCCAGGCGGGGAGGGCGATGAGGGTGAGGGATAGGGCCAGCAGGAGGTGACGCATGTTGGACTCCACCGAACGAACTATTGGGACGAGAGACGTGCCGTTGGAGCGCGGCTCTACTGTATCGCGCTGTCTGTCCCGATGAACCCGCCATTGCCCCCGGTCCCCACGTAGAGGCGCCCCGGGTCGGTCGGGTCCACCCGCAAGCACGAGATGTGCCACGAGGTCAGCCCGTCGTTCTCGGCGTGCCAGGTCTTCCCCCCGTCGCGGGAGACCAAGAGGCCGAGTGCCCGGTTGTTGTCATGGTAGGGGTGGTCGGTCGTGCCCAGGTAGAGCACGTTCGGGTCCTTCGGGCTGACAGCCACGCAACTGGCGAAGTGGAAGTCGTGCAGCCGCGTCCAGGTCACGCCGCCGTCATCGCTGCGGAACAGACCACCGGGGTACATCTTCTTGGTGGCTGCCTCGTAGTGCTCCCGCTGGCACACGTACAGCGTGTCGAAGCGCTGCGGCGCGGCTACGAAGGCCTGCAGGTCGCAGAAGAGCGGCTCCTGGCTGGTCTTCCGCCATGTCTGCCCGGCGTCGCGCGTCTCATGGATGCCGCTGCCCT
The DNA window shown above is from bacterium and carries:
- a CDS encoding heparinase II/III-family protein, whose amino-acid sequence is MRHLLLALSLTLIALPAWSKTVRNFYTADRVACMKDNLARYEWAQKERDRIIREADRWAAYDDERLRDLVPPPQVPRSARMCINECPVHGQEVLKVASMYGWKMDFDHPYKVVCPVGGESYPSNDFTAYLKGGMKDRSLLAGDVVDDGWGYKKSPDDKFAYWFVAYYAHWMADNYLLPALQNLSKAYVITGEAKYAHKCALLLWQLATYYPDYNYETQSSYGKEVDHGYKGRLLYHTWETWTVETAALAYDAIFPALAGDAELQKLSGLDAAGLARHLEDRMLRVMADDIIGGSHRIQGNWGMHQQAALLVALALDTKAGKPTSQQIVDWVLDNRAPAELYTDTGFRDMLVNLLHRDGIAFESPSYNCGWMTDLGAIADLLIANGVDLWTEPRLRSVYTAPIDMLANGQHTTPLGDSNNMFSGGLGVSAPYQERAWAQMRLPRQAKAMVQCGGTGQFSRDLFRPYLGDEIIKQAEATPQEAGVISSLLPGLGFLTLQTGKLGSRFALSLYYGYTVGHTHFDLLNMDLYAYGWPLTPDLGYPETADTYDPRRFGFLAHTVVHNTCMVDATRSELGRGQLVAFHPGTFAQMAEVTDVAAYPGKAQDYRRTAFLIEADPDHAYVVDVFRVAGGKQHDWLVHGTEAEFSSSLPLSAPRAEGTLAGPDVPYGIFYDDEKLKDGKYGHYYGAYRGSAFQWLYNVQEAQVGAPTVQAPWVQWQVNRDPKLFPKEAARGATLRSYLVPQDETVFACDGTPQRRPQFPDKLKWVVRRRAGDDLKSAFVTVDEMFVGEPYLTSVTRLPVTPEDGAVALEVRMGDRRHVIFSTTNLRTPASASQEYVVDGKLHVQGRAAVLSLDAAGKITEARLFDGKLLTMGATKLTGKGLRQAKIASVDYAQGIVTLDQPCLTAADEGRWVPVRSATHEASVQIEKVLSPTSFSCAGQDLRTGRGTIASAEGNTVKTNAPLYFCEPGMTVVNETGQPLARLVRASSLTVQCDQPLPATLPDADGDGVGRFVIMAIGAGDGVEVGSAEGR